In Microbacterium sp. 1.5R, the following are encoded in one genomic region:
- the trpC gene encoding indole-3-glycerol phosphate synthase TrpC, translating to MLADLTAGAVADAERRALTRPLAEVERDALARPAAKDALAFLAPAERVKIIAEVKRASPSRGALAEIPDPALQASLYETGGASAISVLTEERRFGGSLADLEAVTARVSLPVLRKDFIANRYQVLEARAAGADLVLLIVAGLEPHVLRELFGFITELGMTPLVETHSADELEVAIDLGASLIGVNARDLKTLELDRDLFGRLVDRIPETAVKIAESAVLTPEDVRHYRSAGADVVLIGEALVTGDPVATLKSFLEA from the coding sequence GTGCTCGCCGACCTCACGGCCGGCGCAGTCGCAGACGCTGAGCGTCGCGCTCTCACCAGGCCACTGGCCGAGGTGGAACGCGATGCTCTCGCACGCCCCGCCGCCAAGGACGCCCTGGCGTTCCTCGCTCCCGCCGAGCGCGTGAAGATCATCGCCGAGGTGAAGCGCGCGAGCCCGTCGCGTGGCGCCCTGGCCGAGATCCCGGATCCCGCTCTCCAGGCGTCGCTGTACGAGACGGGCGGCGCGTCGGCGATCAGCGTCCTGACCGAGGAACGCCGGTTCGGCGGCAGCCTCGCCGATCTCGAAGCTGTCACCGCGCGCGTGTCCCTTCCCGTGCTGCGCAAGGACTTCATCGCGAATCGATATCAGGTCCTCGAAGCACGAGCCGCCGGTGCCGATCTCGTGCTGCTGATCGTCGCGGGGCTCGAGCCGCATGTGCTCCGTGAGCTCTTCGGCTTCATCACCGAGCTCGGCATGACGCCGCTCGTCGAGACGCACTCGGCCGACGAGCTCGAGGTCGCGATCGATCTCGGGGCATCGCTGATCGGCGTCAATGCGCGCGACCTGAAGACCCTCGAGCTCGACCGCGATCTCTTCGGCCGTCTCGTCGACCGGATCCCTGAGACCGCGGTCAAGATCGCGGAATCCGCGGTCCTCACACCTGAAGACGTCAGGCACTACCGCTCAGCGGGCGCTGACGTCGTCCTGATCGGGGAGGCGCTCGTCACGGGCGACCCGGTCGCCACACTCAAGAGCTTCCTGGAGGCGTGA
- a CDS encoding HGxxPAAW family protein, with amino-acid sequence MTNPIADPGHGHSPAAWTGVIIMLAGFTIGTLAFCLAEFSPVWVALIWVGAAIIPIGALVGWLLARAGYGVKGPKYSPKAH; translated from the coding sequence ATGACCAACCCGATCGCTGACCCCGGCCACGGACACTCGCCTGCCGCATGGACGGGCGTCATCATCATGCTCGCCGGCTTCACGATCGGCACGCTGGCGTTCTGCCTCGCCGAGTTCAGCCCCGTCTGGGTCGCCCTGATCTGGGTCGGCGCGGCCATCATCCCGATCGGCGCTCTCGTGGGCTGGCTGCTCGCGAGGGCCGGCTACGGCGTGAAGGGCCCCAAGTACTCGCCGAAGGCGCACTAA
- the trpA gene encoding tryptophan synthase subunit alpha yields the protein MSRVEQAIAAAHDAGRSAFVGYLPVGYPDLETSIRAAIALAENGVDIIELGPPYSDPVMDGAVIQEATTAALANGFKMKDLFTAVRAITDATDVPVLVMTYWNPVFQYGVDRYADDLLAAGGAGLITPDITPDVAGEWIAASERTGLDRVFLAAPTSTDERLDLVVKSSTGFVYTVSTMGITGERTELDRAARTLVGRLREHGDIRACVGIGISTAEQIAGVSEYADGAIVGTALVRALRDGGIPALAEVTRNLAVGTSSARPVHEN from the coding sequence GTGAGCCGCGTCGAACAGGCGATCGCCGCCGCCCATGACGCGGGCCGCAGCGCTTTCGTCGGATACCTCCCCGTCGGCTACCCCGACCTCGAGACGAGCATCCGCGCCGCCATCGCCCTCGCCGAGAACGGCGTCGACATCATCGAGCTCGGACCGCCCTACAGCGACCCGGTGATGGACGGCGCCGTGATCCAGGAGGCGACCACCGCGGCTCTCGCGAACGGCTTCAAGATGAAGGACCTCTTCACGGCCGTGCGCGCGATCACCGACGCCACCGATGTGCCCGTCCTGGTCATGACGTACTGGAATCCGGTGTTCCAGTACGGCGTCGATCGCTATGCGGACGACCTGCTGGCCGCGGGGGGAGCGGGCCTGATCACGCCCGACATCACCCCTGACGTGGCAGGGGAGTGGATCGCAGCGAGCGAGCGCACGGGCCTCGACCGCGTCTTCCTCGCCGCGCCCACCTCGACCGACGAGCGCCTCGACCTCGTCGTGAAGTCGTCCACCGGCTTCGTCTACACCGTCTCGACCATGGGCATCACCGGTGAGCGCACCGAGCTCGACCGCGCTGCGCGCACCCTGGTCGGACGCCTTCGCGAGCACGGCGACATCCGCGCCTGCGTCGGGATCGGCATCTCGACCGCCGAGCAGATCGCCGGAGTCTCCGAATACGCGGACGGCGCCATCGTCGGCACCGCACTCGTCCGCGCCCTCCGCGACGGCGGCATCCCCGCCCTCGCAGAGGTCACCCGAAACCTGGCGGTCGGCACGTCGTCGGCACGCCCCGTACACGAGAACTAG
- the lgt gene encoding prolipoprotein diacylglyceryl transferase: MSLALHSTFSGVLASIPSPTVSYIDLGPLRIHFYALCIIAGIIAAVLLTNHRLTKRGAEPWVVIDISILAVPLAIIGARIFHVLTHPNFYFGEGRNTWNPFEPGSVWAIWEGGIAIFGALIGGAVGAYLGCRWTGIRFWTFADALAPGLLLAQAMGRFGNWFNNELYGLPTDLPWGLEIPSDNSAFPPGLPEGTLFHPTFLYEVIWNGLGVIVLLWLSRKATAFQWGKLFAIYLIWYSAGRVVWESIRIDPSEIILGLRSNVWAAIIGIIVGIAILIVQSRRHPGLEPSPYQPGRGRKDLDADVESQNNPSDFVDVSEPPSEEVAAGASATSTAPTDSEGAR, translated from the coding sequence ATGTCCCTCGCGCTCCACAGCACCTTCAGCGGCGTGCTCGCCAGCATCCCGAGCCCCACGGTCTCCTACATCGACCTCGGCCCGCTCCGGATCCACTTCTACGCGCTCTGCATCATCGCCGGCATCATCGCGGCGGTACTGCTCACCAACCACCGCCTCACCAAGCGCGGTGCAGAGCCGTGGGTCGTGATCGACATCTCGATCCTCGCCGTTCCGCTGGCCATCATCGGCGCGCGCATCTTCCACGTCCTGACCCACCCGAACTTCTACTTCGGCGAGGGCAGGAACACCTGGAATCCCTTCGAACCCGGATCCGTCTGGGCCATCTGGGAGGGCGGTATCGCCATCTTCGGCGCCCTCATCGGCGGCGCAGTGGGCGCGTACCTCGGATGCCGCTGGACCGGCATCCGCTTCTGGACCTTCGCCGACGCACTGGCACCCGGGCTTCTGCTCGCACAGGCCATGGGCCGTTTCGGCAACTGGTTCAACAACGAGCTCTACGGTCTGCCCACCGACCTGCCGTGGGGCCTCGAGATCCCCTCCGACAACTCCGCGTTCCCTCCCGGCCTTCCCGAGGGCACGCTCTTCCACCCCACGTTCCTGTACGAGGTGATCTGGAACGGTCTCGGCGTGATCGTGCTGCTCTGGCTGAGTCGCAAGGCGACCGCGTTCCAGTGGGGAAAGCTCTTCGCCATCTACCTCATCTGGTACAGCGCCGGACGTGTGGTCTGGGAGTCGATCCGCATCGATCCGAGCGAGATCATCCTGGGTCTCCGCAGCAACGTGTGGGCCGCCATCATCGGCATCATCGTGGGCATCGCGATCCTCATCGTCCAGTCTCGCCGTCACCCCGGTCTCGAGCCGTCGCCCTACCAGCCCGGCCGCGGCCGGAAGGACCTCGACGCTGATGTAGAATCGCAGAACAATCCCTCCGATTTCGTGGACGTGAGTGAGCCTCCGTCCGAAGAAGTCGCCGCAGGAGCCAGCGCCACAAGCACCGCTCCCACGGACTCGGAAGGCGCTCGATAG
- a CDS encoding Trp biosynthesis-associated membrane protein — protein MTLARRGRSIAVSGFLLSGAIGIISSTQTWLTVARTDAGEAILVPGASALPLLAPLSLAVLALGIALSIVGPVLRLIFGVLATAAALFLGWTTLQLVLTEPLSAVGPTVTETTGLAGSSAITDVVAGIELSAWPVMTLIGWVILLAASLVVLVTWRRWKRGGRRYRTDAAHVDATAGPVDAIDSWDDLSRGTDPTR, from the coding sequence ATGACGCTCGCACGCAGAGGCCGGTCGATCGCCGTCTCGGGGTTCCTCCTCTCCGGTGCGATCGGCATCATCTCGTCGACGCAGACCTGGCTGACCGTCGCGCGCACCGATGCGGGAGAGGCGATCCTCGTGCCAGGGGCGTCCGCGCTGCCCTTGCTCGCGCCTCTCAGCCTCGCCGTGCTGGCGCTCGGCATCGCGCTCTCGATCGTCGGTCCCGTGCTCCGGCTGATCTTCGGCGTGCTCGCCACCGCTGCGGCGCTCTTCCTCGGGTGGACGACGCTCCAGTTGGTGCTGACCGAGCCGCTGAGCGCCGTCGGCCCCACCGTCACCGAGACGACCGGTCTCGCCGGGAGCTCGGCGATCACGGACGTGGTCGCCGGCATCGAGCTCTCCGCCTGGCCCGTCATGACGCTCATCGGCTGGGTCATCCTGCTCGCGGCATCCCTCGTCGTGCTCGTCACGTGGCGCCGCTGGAAGCGCGGCGGCCGCCGCTACCGCACCGATGCCGCACATGTGGACGCGACCGCCGGCCCCGTGGACGCGATCGATTCGTGGGACGACCTGTCTCGCGGAACCGACCCGACGCGATGA
- the hisF gene encoding imidazole glycerol phosphate synthase subunit HisF, giving the protein MALASRVIPCLDVAAGRVVKGVNFENLRDMGDPVELARHYAAQGADEITFLDVTATVDARATTYDVVQRTAEQVFVPLTVGGGVRSVDDVSRLLSVGADKVGVNSAAIARPELIGEIADRFGAQVLVLSLDVKRADTTASGFVVTTHGGRTQTTLDALDWAREAAERGAGELLVNSIDADGTRDGFDLELVKLMREAASVPVIASGGAGKAADFAPAIKAGADAVLAASVFHTGALTVGDVKDALRAEGVLVR; this is encoded by the coding sequence ATGGCGCTCGCGAGTCGCGTCATCCCCTGCCTCGACGTCGCCGCCGGCCGCGTCGTCAAGGGAGTCAACTTCGAGAACCTGCGCGACATGGGCGACCCGGTCGAGCTTGCCCGCCACTACGCGGCGCAGGGCGCCGATGAGATCACCTTCCTCGACGTGACCGCGACGGTCGATGCACGCGCGACGACCTACGACGTCGTCCAGCGCACCGCCGAGCAGGTGTTCGTGCCGCTGACGGTCGGCGGGGGAGTCCGCAGCGTCGACGACGTGTCCCGCCTGCTGTCCGTCGGAGCCGACAAGGTCGGTGTGAACTCCGCTGCGATCGCGCGCCCCGAGCTGATCGGCGAGATCGCCGACCGCTTCGGGGCGCAGGTGCTCGTGCTGTCGCTCGATGTCAAGCGGGCCGACACGACCGCATCCGGCTTCGTGGTCACCACCCACGGCGGACGCACGCAGACCACCCTCGACGCACTCGACTGGGCGCGAGAGGCCGCCGAACGCGGCGCGGGCGAGCTGCTCGTCAACTCGATCGACGCCGACGGCACGCGAGACGGCTTCGATCTCGAGCTGGTGAAGCTGATGCGCGAGGCAGCCTCGGTGCCCGTGATCGCGTCGGGCGGAGCAGGCAAGGCCGCAGACTTCGCTCCGGCGATCAAGGCCGGGGCGGATGCGGTTCTGGCAGCCAGCGTGTTCCACACCGGCGCGCTCACGGTCGGCGACGTGAAGGATGCACTGCGTGCGGAAGGAGTGCTCGTCCGATGA
- the gltB gene encoding glutamate synthase large subunit translates to MYNPAFEKDACGLAMVATLRGEAGHDIIALALEALRNLEHRGAIGSDAGTGDGAGILTQMPDAFLRAVTDFELPPVGEYAAGLAFLPRDSSERRQQKAGIEKIARSEGLRVLGWREVPTVNDNLGKLADEARPAFEQLFVSAGGATHSDAPLTGIALDRVAYRLRKRAGHELGAYFVTLSARTLGYKGMVTTLQLEPFYPDLQDERFMSELAVVHSRYSTNTFPSWPLAQPLRMLAHNGEINTVGGNRNWMRARQSQLESELLGDVAPLLPICTDGASDSASFDEVLELLTLTGRSLPHAIMMMVPEAYEKQSDISPELRSFYEYHSNQMEPWDGPAALIFTDGTVVGATLDRNGLRPGRWTETTDGLIVIGSETGVLTFEPERIKRRGRLQPGKMFLVDTSQRRIIEDEEIKHDLATMHPWQEWLDAGSVRLADLPEREHIVHPPASITRRQRTFGYTEEEVRILLTPMGQNGVEPLGAMGSDTPIAVLSKRPRLLFDYFTQQFAQVTNPPLDSIREEVVTSLKLGLGPESNLLTWGPDHTRTVSLDFPVIDNDELAKIRHIDKALPDRSSVTIRGLYHFDAGSNTLEKRLTEMCDEVDEAIESGAEFIILSDRDSNKDLTPIPSLLMVSAIHHHLIRRENRMKVGLIVEAGDVREVHHVATLIGYGASAVNPYLAMETVEHLVRTGYITGISPEKAVRNLIYALGKGVLKIMSKMGISTVSSYAGAQVFEAVGLSEEFIDKYFTRTESKLGGIGIQEIFIENQARHDYAYPEDEAARAHERLWTGGEYQWRRDGSPHLFNPETVFKLQHATRERRYDIFREYTRMVDDQAAELKTLRGLFSLRTGTRKPVPLDEVEPVSAIVKRFSTGAMSYGSISKEAHETLAIAMNRLGGKSNTGEGGEDADRLLDPERRSAIKQVASGRFGVTSLYLTEADDIQIKLAQGAKPGEGGQLPPQKVYPWVARTRGGTPGVGLISPPPHHDIYSIEDLKQLIFDLKRANPEARIHTKLVSQSGIGAVSAGVAKALSDVILVSGHDGGTGASPMNSLKHAGTPWELGLAETQQTLMLNGMRDRVVVQVDGQLKTGRDVIIGALLGAEEFGFATAPLVVSGCIMMRVCHLDTCPVGVATQNPVLRERFTGKPEFVVNFMEFIAEEVREILAELGYRSIDEIVGRTELIEANAALQHWKAEGLDLSPVLEGPAFPASEPRRSRRTQDHELEKHFDVQLIDIAKPALLNGEPVVVELPIANTERAVGTMLGHQVTSRHGAAGLPSGTIDVTLHGTAGQSLGAFLPSGIVLRLEGDANDYVGKGLSGGDISIRPARGAAIAPHENVIAGNVIGYGATSGTMYLSGVVGERFLVRNSGATAVVEGVGDHALEYMTGGVAVILGSTGRNLGAGMSGGVAYIHSLDSGKINAQSLGSGELRLEPLDRADLEVLRSLIVAHVERTASPLGSDILARFDETAGQFTKVLPRDYAAVRSMREEAVAEGIDPDGDIVWNRILEVTGG, encoded by the coding sequence ATGTACAACCCGGCGTTCGAGAAGGACGCCTGCGGCCTCGCCATGGTCGCGACCCTCCGCGGCGAGGCGGGCCACGACATCATCGCGCTCGCGCTCGAAGCGCTGCGCAACCTGGAGCACCGCGGGGCGATCGGCTCGGATGCCGGCACCGGAGACGGCGCGGGCATCCTGACGCAGATGCCGGACGCGTTCCTGCGCGCCGTCACCGACTTCGAACTGCCCCCGGTCGGCGAGTACGCCGCGGGCCTGGCATTCCTGCCGCGCGATTCCAGCGAGCGCCGCCAGCAGAAGGCCGGCATCGAGAAGATCGCCCGCTCGGAGGGACTCCGCGTCCTCGGCTGGCGCGAGGTTCCGACGGTCAACGACAACCTCGGTAAGCTCGCCGACGAGGCGCGTCCCGCCTTCGAGCAGCTCTTCGTGAGCGCCGGGGGAGCGACGCACTCGGACGCCCCGCTCACCGGCATCGCCCTCGACCGCGTCGCATACCGACTGCGCAAGCGTGCCGGTCACGAGCTCGGCGCCTACTTCGTGACGCTGTCCGCCCGCACTCTCGGCTACAAGGGCATGGTCACGACGCTGCAGCTCGAGCCGTTCTACCCCGACCTGCAGGACGAGCGCTTCATGTCAGAGCTCGCGGTCGTGCACTCCCGCTACTCCACGAACACGTTCCCCTCCTGGCCGCTCGCTCAGCCGTTGCGCATGCTCGCGCACAACGGCGAGATCAACACGGTCGGCGGCAACCGCAACTGGATGCGGGCTCGCCAGTCGCAGCTCGAATCCGAGCTGCTGGGCGATGTCGCGCCGCTGCTGCCGATCTGCACCGACGGTGCCAGCGACTCCGCGTCGTTCGACGAGGTGCTCGAGCTGCTCACCCTCACCGGCCGCAGCCTGCCGCACGCCATCATGATGATGGTCCCCGAGGCGTACGAGAAGCAGTCCGACATCTCTCCGGAGCTTCGTTCGTTCTACGAGTACCACTCGAACCAGATGGAGCCGTGGGACGGCCCGGCGGCGCTCATCTTCACCGACGGCACCGTCGTCGGCGCGACCCTCGACCGCAACGGGCTCCGCCCCGGGCGCTGGACCGAGACGACCGACGGCCTCATCGTCATCGGCTCGGAGACCGGTGTGCTCACCTTCGAACCCGAGCGGATCAAGCGTCGCGGACGCCTGCAGCCCGGCAAGATGTTCCTCGTCGACACGTCGCAGCGACGCATCATCGAAGACGAGGAGATCAAGCACGATCTCGCGACCATGCACCCGTGGCAGGAATGGCTGGATGCCGGTTCCGTGCGGCTCGCGGACCTCCCCGAGCGGGAGCACATCGTGCACCCGCCCGCATCGATCACCCGCCGTCAGCGCACCTTCGGCTACACGGAGGAGGAGGTGCGCATCCTGCTGACCCCGATGGGCCAGAACGGTGTCGAGCCTCTCGGCGCGATGGGATCCGACACTCCGATCGCGGTGCTCAGCAAGCGTCCCCGCCTGCTCTTCGACTACTTCACTCAGCAGTTCGCGCAGGTGACCAACCCGCCGCTCGACTCGATCCGCGAAGAGGTCGTCACGAGTCTGAAGCTCGGTCTCGGCCCCGAGAGCAATCTGCTCACCTGGGGTCCCGACCACACCCGCACGGTGTCGCTCGACTTCCCGGTCATCGACAACGACGAGCTCGCGAAGATCCGTCACATCGACAAGGCTCTTCCCGATCGCTCCAGCGTGACGATCAGGGGCCTGTACCACTTCGACGCCGGCTCGAACACGCTCGAGAAGCGTCTGACCGAGATGTGCGACGAGGTCGATGAGGCCATCGAGAGCGGTGCCGAGTTCATCATCCTGTCGGATCGCGACTCGAACAAGGATCTGACCCCGATCCCTTCGCTTCTCATGGTCTCGGCCATCCATCACCACCTGATCCGTCGTGAGAACCGCATGAAGGTCGGTCTGATCGTGGAGGCGGGTGACGTCCGCGAGGTGCATCACGTCGCGACGCTGATCGGATACGGCGCGTCGGCGGTGAACCCGTACCTCGCGATGGAGACCGTGGAGCACCTGGTGCGCACCGGCTACATCACCGGCATCAGCCCCGAGAAGGCCGTCCGCAACCTGATCTACGCGCTCGGCAAGGGCGTTCTGAAGATCATGTCGAAGATGGGCATCTCGACCGTCTCGTCGTACGCCGGCGCACAGGTCTTCGAGGCCGTCGGTCTGAGCGAGGAGTTCATCGACAAGTACTTCACCCGCACCGAGTCGAAGCTCGGCGGCATCGGCATCCAAGAGATCTTCATCGAGAATCAGGCTCGTCACGATTACGCCTACCCGGAGGATGAGGCTGCTCGCGCTCACGAGCGCCTCTGGACCGGTGGCGAGTACCAGTGGCGTCGCGACGGTTCCCCGCACCTCTTCAACCCGGAGACGGTGTTCAAGCTGCAGCACGCCACACGCGAGCGCCGCTACGACATCTTCCGCGAGTACACCAGGATGGTCGACGATCAGGCGGCGGAGCTCAAGACTCTGCGCGGTCTGTTCTCGCTGCGGACCGGTACGCGCAAGCCGGTGCCGCTCGACGAGGTCGAGCCGGTCTCGGCGATCGTCAAGCGGTTCTCGACCGGCGCGATGAGCTACGGATCGATCTCGAAAGAGGCCCACGAGACTCTCGCGATCGCCATGAACAGGCTCGGCGGCAAGTCCAACACGGGTGAGGGCGGGGAGGATGCCGACCGTCTGCTCGATCCCGAGCGCCGCAGCGCGATCAAGCAGGTCGCCTCGGGACGCTTCGGTGTCACCAGCCTGTACCTCACCGAGGCCGACGACATCCAGATCAAGCTCGCCCAGGGTGCGAAGCCCGGCGAGGGCGGTCAGCTACCCCCGCAGAAGGTGTATCCGTGGGTCGCGCGCACGCGCGGCGGAACACCCGGTGTGGGACTCATCTCGCCCCCGCCGCACCACGACATCTACTCGATCGAAGACCTGAAGCAGCTCATCTTCGACCTGAAGCGGGCCAACCCCGAGGCGCGGATCCACACGAAGCTCGTCAGCCAGTCGGGCATCGGCGCGGTCTCGGCGGGTGTCGCGAAGGCTCTGAGCGACGTCATCCTGGTCTCAGGTCACGACGGCGGCACGGGTGCGAGCCCGATGAACTCGCTCAAGCACGCGGGAACGCCGTGGGAGCTCGGGCTCGCCGAGACCCAGCAGACGCTGATGCTCAACGGCATGCGCGATCGCGTGGTCGTGCAGGTCGACGGCCAGCTCAAGACGGGACGCGATGTCATCATCGGCGCTCTGCTGGGCGCGGAGGAGTTCGGGTTCGCGACGGCTCCGCTCGTCGTCAGCGGCTGCATCATGATGCGCGTCTGCCACCTCGACACCTGCCCGGTGGGCGTTGCGACGCAGAACCCTGTGCTCCGCGAGCGTTTCACCGGCAAGCCGGAGTTCGTCGTGAACTTCATGGAGTTCATCGCCGAAGAGGTGCGCGAGATCCTGGCCGAGCTCGGCTACCGCTCGATCGATGAGATCGTCGGCCGCACCGAGCTGATCGAGGCGAACGCCGCACTCCAGCACTGGAAGGCGGAGGGCCTCGACCTGAGCCCCGTGCTCGAGGGGCCGGCATTCCCGGCGAGCGAGCCGCGTCGCAGCCGCCGCACGCAGGATCACGAGCTCGAGAAGCACTTCGACGTGCAGCTCATCGACATCGCCAAGCCGGCGCTCCTCAACGGCGAACCGGTGGTGGTCGAGCTGCCGATCGCGAACACCGAACGCGCCGTCGGGACGATGCTGGGTCACCAGGTCACCTCCCGACACGGCGCCGCGGGGCTTCCCAGCGGCACCATCGACGTCACGCTGCACGGCACCGCCGGTCAGTCGCTCGGCGCTTTCCTGCCTTCTGGGATCGTGCTTCGACTCGAGGGCGACGCGAACGACTACGTCGGCAAGGGGCTCTCGGGCGGCGACATCTCGATCCGTCCCGCTCGCGGGGCGGCCATCGCTCCGCACGAGAACGTGATCGCCGGCAACGTGATCGGCTACGGCGCGACGTCCGGGACCATGTATCTCTCCGGGGTGGTCGGCGAGCGATTCCTCGTGCGCAACTCCGGCGCGACAGCCGTCGTCGAGGGAGTGGGCGACCACGCGCTCGAGTACATGACGGGCGGCGTCGCGGTGATCCTCGGCTCGACGGGTCGCAACCTCGGCGCCGGCATGTCCGGGGGAGTGGCCTACATCCACTCGCTCGACAGCGGCAAGATCAACGCCCAGTCGCTCGGCAGCGGCGAGCTCCGGCTCGAACCGCTCGACCGAGCCGACCTCGAAGTGCTGCGGAGCCTGATCGTGGCACACGTGGAGCGCACGGCCTCGCCGCTCGGCTCCGACATCCTGGCACGGTTCGATGAGACCGCAGGCCAGTTCACGAAGGTGCTTCCTCGCGACTACGCGGCAGTCCGCAGCATGCGCGAAGAAGCAGTCGCCGAGGGCATCGACCCCGACGGCGACATCGTCTGGAACCGCATCCTGGAGGTGACCGGTGGCTGA
- the hisI gene encoding phosphoribosyl-AMP cyclohydrolase yields MSDVEERIAQVAFNDDGLAPVIVQQWDTAEVLMLAWVDAEALRRTLTTGRAVYWSRSRREYWRKGDTSGNIQVVHEARLDCDGDAILLRVDQTGPACHTGTRTCFDTTDLQAVEGGSAE; encoded by the coding sequence ATGAGCGACGTCGAAGAGCGCATCGCGCAGGTCGCCTTCAATGACGACGGTCTCGCACCGGTGATCGTGCAGCAGTGGGACACTGCAGAGGTCCTGATGCTCGCCTGGGTGGATGCCGAGGCGCTGCGACGTACCCTCACCACCGGACGTGCGGTCTACTGGTCTCGATCCCGCCGGGAGTACTGGCGCAAGGGCGACACCTCGGGCAACATCCAGGTGGTGCACGAGGCGCGGCTCGACTGCGACGGCGATGCGATCCTGCTCCGTGTCGACCAGACGGGACCGGCCTGTCACACGGGCACGCGTACCTGCTTCGACACGACCGACCTGCAGGCCGTCGAGGGGGGCTCCGCAGAATGA
- the trpB gene encoding tryptophan synthase subunit beta, producing the protein MSLRDQHGPLFGDYGGRYMPESLIAAIDELSAAYADAIVDPVFRDELASLLSSYAGRPSPLTEVARFAEHAGGARVFLKREDLNHTGSHKINNVLGQALLTKRLGKTRVIAETGAGQHGVATATAAALFGLDCTIYMGEVDTERQALNVARMRLLGAEVIAVTSGSRTLKDAINDAYRDWVASVETTNYIFGTAAGPHPFPAMVRDFQKIIGEEARQQLLDEVGRLPDAVIACVGGGSNAIGMFDAFLDDAGVKLYGVEAAGDGVDTPRHAASIERGRPGILHGAKTYVLQDEDGQTVESHSISAGLDYPGVGPEHSWLADIGRAEYIPATDDEAMQALRLLSRTEGIIPAIESAHALAGALRLGREMGPDAVLAICLSGRGDKDMDTAARYFDLYDAEALAHDVADESDAEAAASKGEPEL; encoded by the coding sequence ATGAGCCTGCGAGACCAGCACGGTCCACTGTTCGGCGACTACGGCGGACGCTACATGCCCGAGTCGCTGATCGCCGCGATCGACGAGCTCTCGGCGGCATACGCCGACGCGATCGTCGATCCGGTCTTCCGCGACGAGCTGGCGTCTCTGCTCAGCTCCTACGCCGGGCGCCCGTCGCCGCTCACCGAGGTCGCCCGGTTCGCCGAGCACGCCGGCGGAGCGCGAGTGTTCCTCAAGCGCGAGGACCTCAACCACACCGGCTCGCACAAGATCAACAACGTGCTGGGGCAGGCGCTGCTGACGAAGCGCCTCGGCAAGACCCGCGTGATCGCCGAGACGGGGGCAGGCCAGCACGGCGTCGCCACGGCTACCGCTGCCGCTCTCTTCGGCCTCGACTGCACCATCTACATGGGCGAGGTCGACACCGAGCGCCAGGCGCTCAACGTCGCGCGGATGCGACTGCTCGGCGCCGAGGTGATCGCGGTCACCTCCGGATCGCGCACGCTGAAGGACGCGATCAACGACGCGTACCGCGACTGGGTGGCGAGCGTCGAGACGACCAACTACATCTTCGGCACCGCGGCGGGGCCGCACCCGTTCCCCGCGATGGTTCGGGACTTCCAGAAGATCATCGGCGAAGAGGCTCGCCAGCAGCTGCTCGACGAGGTCGGCCGACTGCCTGACGCGGTCATCGCGTGCGTCGGAGGCGGCTCGAACGCGATCGGAATGTTCGATGCGTTCCTCGACGACGCCGGCGTGAAGCTCTACGGAGTCGAGGCGGCCGGCGACGGCGTCGACACACCTCGCCACGCGGCCTCCATCGAGCGTGGGCGTCCCGGCATCCTGCACGGCGCGAAGACCTACGTCCTCCAGGACGAAGACGGCCAGACGGTCGAGTCGCACTCGATCTCCGCAGGTCTCGACTACCCGGGCGTGGGCCCGGAGCACTCCTGGCTCGCCGACATCGGTCGCGCCGAGTACATCCCGGCGACCGACGACGAGGCCATGCAGGCGCTGCGCCTGCTGAGCCGCACCGAAGGCATCATCCCCGCCATCGAGTCCGCCCACGCCCTCGCGGGCGCCCTGCGCCTCGGACGTGAGATGGGTCCGGACGCCGTGCTCGCGATCTGCCTGTCGGGTCGCGGCGACAAGGACATGGACACAGCAGCCCGCTACTTCGACCTCTACGACGCCGAGGCGCTCGCGCACGATGTCGCCGACGAGAGCGACGCCGAAGCAGCCGCGTCGAAGGGGGAGCCGGAGCTGTGA